One segment of Phragmites australis chromosome 13, lpPhrAust1.1, whole genome shotgun sequence DNA contains the following:
- the LOC133889095 gene encoding uncharacterized membrane protein At1g16860-like, with protein MGSRFPSHQLSNGLYVSGRPEQPKEKAPIICSTAMPYTGGDIKKSGELGKMFDLHVEKSRKSGPLGNAPSRNTSFGGAASNSGPVSNAGGRSNYSGSLSSSVPGAGGSARAKSNSGPLNKHGEPTKRSSGPQSGGVTPMARQNSGPLPPVLPTTGLITSGPISGPLNSSGAPRKVSGPLDSAASMKMRATSFAHNPAVTNLNTEVGYSIQGSFPKPILWAVSLLFVMGFIAGGFILGAVHNAILLIVVVVIFGFVAALLIWNACWGRRGTIGFVNRYPDADLRTAKDGQYVKVTGVVTCGNFPLESSFQRVPRCVYTSTCLYEYRGWDSKAANTEHRRFTWGLRSMERHVVDFYISDFQSGLRALVKSGCGARVTPYVDESVVIDINPDNKDMSPEFLRWLREKNLSSDDRIMRLKEGYIKEGSTLSVMGVVQRNDNVLMIVPPSEPISTGCQWARCVLPTNLDGLVLRCEDTSNIDVIPV; from the exons ATGGGTTCAAGGTTTCCATCACATCAACTGAGCAATGGCCTGTATGTTTCTGGCCGACCTGAGCAGCCTAAGGAGAAGGCCCCAATCATTTGCTCCACTGCAATGCCATATACTGGTGGTGACATCAAGAAATCTGGAGAGCTGGGGAAGATGTTTGATCTCCATGTTGAAAAGTCAAGAAAATCTGGTCCTCTAGGCAACGCGCCTTCAAGGAATACTTCATTTGGAGGTGCTGCTTCAAACTCTGGACCTGTCTCCAACGCCGGTGGTCGGTCCAACTACTCTGGTTCTCTTTCATCTTCAGTTCCTGGTGCCGGCGGATCAGCCAGAGCTAAATCAAACTCTGGACCGCTCAATAAGCATGGAGAACCAACAAAGAGGTCATCTGGTCCTCAGTCTGGGGGTGTGACCCCAATGGCTCGACAGAATTCTGGACCCCTCCCTCCTGTGCTTCCTACAACTGGGCTCATCACATCTGGGCCCATCTCAGGGCCTCTAAATTCATCTGGTGCTCCGAGAAAAGTATCTGGGCCACTTGATTCCGCCGCATCCATGAAAATGCGGGCCACTTCCTTTGCTCACAATCCGGCTGTTACTAATCTCAACACTGAAGTTGGTTACTCAATTCAGGGAAGCTTTCCGAAGCCAATACTCTGGGCTGTGAGTCTGCTCTTTGTGATGGGTTTCATAGCAGGTGGCTTCATTCTTGGTGCTGTTCACAATGCAATTTTGCTGATAGTTGTTGTGGTGATATTTGGTTTTGTTGCTGCACTTTTGATTTGGAATGCTTGCTGGGGAAGGAGAGGCACAATTGGGTTTGTTAATCGCTATCCTGATGCTGATCTCAGAACTGCCAAAGATGGACAGTATGTAAAGGTTACAGGG GTTGTTACTTGTGGAAATTTCCCCCTCGAGTCCTCATTCCAGAGGGTTCCAAGATGCGTGTACACTTCTACTTGCTTGTATGAGTACAGGGGTTGGGATTCCAAAGCTGCCAACACCGAGCATCGCCGTTTTACCTGGGGTTTGCGTTCAATGGAG CGACATGTGGTTGATTTCTACATCTCAGATTTTCAATCTGGCCTTCGAGCATTAGTTAAAAGTGGATGTGGTGCACGGGTGACCCCTTATGTTGATGAATCTGTTGTAATTGACATCAACCCTGATAACAAGGATATGTCCCCTGAATTTTTGAGATGGCTAAGGGAAAAAAACCTTTCAAGCGATGATCGGATAATGCGCCTAAAAGAAGG ATACATTAAGGAAGGCAGCACCTTGAGTGTGATGGGGGTTGTCCAAAGGAATGACAACGTGCTGATGATAGTTCCTCCATCGGAGCCTATCTCGACTGGTTGCCAGTGGGCCAGGTGCGTCCTCCCAACAAACCTTGACGGGCTAGTCCTGAGATGCGAAGATACTTCAAATATCGATGTCATACCAGTTTAG